A stretch of the Vigna radiata var. radiata cultivar VC1973A chromosome 7, Vradiata_ver6, whole genome shotgun sequence genome encodes the following:
- the LOC106769546 gene encoding SUMO-conjugating enzyme SCE1 has protein sequence MSGGIARGRLTEERKSWRKNHPHGFVAKPETLPDGTVNLMVWHCTIPGKAGTDWEGGYFPLTLHFSEDYPSKPPKCKFPQGFFHPNVYPSGTVCLSILNEDSGWRPAITVKQILVGIQDLLDQPNPADPAQTEGYHLFIQDAAEYKRRVRQQAKQYPPLL, from the exons ATGTCTGGTGGTATTGCTCGTGGACGTCTCACCGAAGAGCGCAAGTCGTGGCGGAAGAACCATCCTCAT ggttttgttgCGAAGCCAGAGACGCTGCCCGATGGAACCGTTAACTTGATGGTGTGGCATTGCACAATTCCTGGAAAGGCTGGG ACTGATTGGGAGGGTGGCTACTTCCCACTTACGCTGCACTTTAGTGAAGACTACCCTAGCAAACCGCCAAAGTGTAAATTCCCACAAGGTTTCTTCCATCCAAATGTTTATCCTTCCGGGACTGTGTGCCTGTCTATACTTAACGAGGATAGT GGGTGGAGACCTGCCATAACAGTAAAGCAAATTCTTGTGGGTATCCAAGACTTGCTTGACCAGCCAAATCCTGCTGATCCTGCCCAGACAGAAGGCTATCATCTATTCATCCAG GATGCAGCAGAGTACAAGAGAAGGGTCCGGCAGCAGGCAAAGCAATACCCACCTCTTCTCTAA